The Streptomyces sp. NBC_01775 genome includes a region encoding these proteins:
- a CDS encoding glycerol-3-phosphate dehydrogenase/oxidase, with amino-acid sequence MNTLQSVPALGTHPAAGSNPGRAETRELLANATYDLLVIGGGILGTSVAWHAAQSGLRVAMVDAGDFAGATSSASSKLVHGGLRYLQTGAVKLVAENHHERRVLAKDVAPHLVNPLTFYLPVYKGGPHGAAKLGAGVFAYSALSAFGDGVGRVISPAKAAADNPALRTDNLKAVAVYGDHQMNDSRMAVMTVRAAVESGAVVLNHSEVTGLRFTRGRVTGAELKDRTDGTEFGVNARLVLNATGPWVDHLRTMEDSGSAPSIRLSKGAHIVLKRKSPWRAAMATPIDKYRITFALPWEDQLLLGTTDEEYTGDPADVRATEGDIQQILDEAAFSVRDADLSRDLMTYAFAGLRVLPGGPGGVESAKRETVVSEGRGGMLSVAGGKWTTYRHIGRTVLNKLEQLPGGAFAAAMEDAVPVKELVRRTPLPGISNPNAVAHRLLVDHEPGVRMDPLTARQLATHYGSLSFDIARLVNEDPSLGERIHPDGPEIWAQVVYARDHEWAETVDDVARRRTTLTIRGLDTDEVRERIEKTLGERA; translated from the coding sequence ATGAACACCCTGCAGAGCGTCCCCGCCCTCGGGACGCACCCGGCTGCCGGCAGCAATCCTGGCCGCGCCGAGACCAGAGAACTGCTCGCGAACGCGACGTACGACCTCCTGGTCATAGGCGGCGGCATCCTGGGGACCTCGGTCGCCTGGCATGCGGCGCAGTCGGGACTGCGGGTGGCGATGGTGGACGCCGGCGACTTCGCCGGCGCCACCTCCTCCGCGTCCTCGAAGCTGGTGCACGGCGGTCTGCGCTACCTCCAGACCGGTGCGGTCAAGCTCGTCGCGGAGAACCACCACGAGCGGCGGGTACTGGCCAAGGATGTGGCCCCGCACCTGGTCAACCCGCTCACCTTCTACCTGCCCGTCTACAAGGGCGGGCCGCACGGCGCCGCCAAGCTGGGCGCCGGTGTCTTCGCCTACTCGGCGCTGTCGGCCTTCGGCGACGGTGTCGGCCGGGTCATCTCCCCGGCGAAGGCCGCGGCGGACAACCCGGCGCTGCGCACCGACAACCTGAAGGCGGTCGCGGTCTACGGCGACCACCAGATGAACGACTCGCGGATGGCCGTGATGACGGTGCGCGCCGCCGTGGAATCGGGCGCCGTGGTGCTCAACCACTCCGAGGTCACGGGGCTGCGCTTCACACGGGGCCGGGTGACGGGCGCGGAGCTGAAGGACCGTACGGACGGCACCGAGTTCGGGGTGAACGCCCGTCTGGTGCTGAACGCGACCGGCCCCTGGGTGGATCACCTGCGCACCATGGAGGACAGCGGCTCCGCGCCGTCGATCCGCCTGTCCAAGGGCGCGCACATCGTCTTGAAGCGCAAGTCGCCGTGGCGTGCCGCGATGGCCACGCCGATCGACAAGTACCGCATCACCTTCGCGCTGCCGTGGGAGGACCAGCTGCTGCTGGGCACCACCGACGAGGAGTACACGGGTGACCCGGCCGACGTGCGGGCCACCGAGGGCGACATCCAGCAGATCCTGGACGAGGCGGCCTTCTCCGTGCGGGACGCGGACCTCTCGCGGGACCTGATGACGTACGCCTTCGCGGGGCTGCGGGTGCTGCCGGGCGGTCCCGGCGGCGTCGAGTCGGCCAAGCGCGAGACGGTCGTCTCCGAGGGCCGCGGCGGGATGCTGTCGGTCGCGGGCGGCAAGTGGACCACGTACCGGCACATCGGCCGCACCGTGCTGAACAAGCTGGAGCAGCTGCCCGGTGGGGCGTTCGCCGCGGCCATGGAAGACGCTGTGCCGGTCAAGGAGCTGGTGCGGCGCACCCCGCTGCCCGGCATCTCCAACCCCAACGCGGTCGCGCACCGGCTGCTGGTGGACCACGAGCCCGGCGTGCGCATGGACCCGCTGACGGCACGTCAGCTCGCCACGCACTACGGCTCGCTCTCCTTCGACATCGCGCGGCTGGTCAACGAGGACCCGTCGCTGGGCGAGCGCATCCACCCCGACGGGCCGGAGATCTGGGCACAGGTCGTCTACGCCCGCGACCACGAGTGGGCCGAGACGGTGGACGACGTCGCGCGGCGCAGGACGACGCTGACGATCCGCGGCCTGGACACGGACGAGGTGCGCGAGCGCATCGAGAAGACGCTGGGAGAGCGGGCCTGA
- a CDS encoding ABC transporter permease has protein sequence MSTHETGKSAATGKSAGSAEAAENAETGKSAGSAEAAENAETGKSAEAAESAELAESNGTGVAGQSVRAGRAGLLRLLAADRMASAACVVLLLVGLCAVLGPPLLGDLAREQNLHAVKLRPFSTGEGWEFVLGSDSLGRSLLARLIVAAGTTMAVAVPAVLLSLLAGSVWGMWAGFHRDWRETVSMRIADVILSFPSLLLAVVVLYVFDPSVANIVAVLAIARIPVYLRTARAEAAELRSRLFVDAARTFGTGDWTIIRRHVAPIVLPTLLTVAAVDFCFVMLTESSLSFLGIGIQPPDVSWGLMVAQGRQELQNAWWTAVFPGLAIIVTTSAMTVLAGWARIAGDPAQRWRLTVPKRGRRGRGAVGARKEQI, from the coding sequence GTGAGTACGCACGAGACCGGGAAGTCCGCTGCGACCGGGAAGTCCGCCGGGTCGGCTGAGGCCGCTGAGAACGCTGAGACCGGGAAGTCCGCCGGGTCGGCTGAGGCCGCTGAGAACGCTGAGACCGGGAAGTCCGCCGAGGCCGCTGAGTCCGCTGAGCTGGCAGAGTCCAACGGCACCGGCGTGGCCGGGCAGAGTGTCCGCGCCGGCCGGGCCGGGCTGCTGCGCCTGCTGGCCGCGGACCGGATGGCGTCGGCGGCCTGTGTGGTGCTGCTGCTGGTCGGGCTGTGCGCGGTGCTGGGGCCGCCGCTCCTGGGCGACCTCGCCCGCGAGCAGAACCTCCACGCGGTGAAACTGCGGCCGTTCTCCACCGGCGAGGGCTGGGAGTTCGTGCTCGGCAGTGACTCCCTCGGACGCAGCCTCCTGGCGCGGCTGATCGTCGCGGCGGGGACGACGATGGCGGTGGCCGTCCCCGCCGTCCTGCTGTCGCTGCTGGCCGGCTCGGTATGGGGCATGTGGGCCGGGTTCCACCGCGACTGGCGGGAGACCGTGTCCATGCGTATCGCCGACGTGATCCTCAGCTTCCCGTCGCTGCTGCTCGCCGTGGTGGTGCTGTACGTGTTCGACCCCAGCGTCGCCAACATCGTCGCGGTACTGGCGATCGCCCGGATCCCGGTCTACCTGCGCACCGCGCGGGCGGAAGCGGCGGAGCTGCGCAGCAGGCTGTTCGTCGACGCGGCGCGCACCTTCGGCACCGGCGACTGGACGATCATCCGGCGCCATGTCGCGCCGATCGTGCTGCCCACGCTGCTCACCGTGGCCGCCGTGGACTTCTGCTTCGTGATGCTCACCGAGTCCTCGCTGAGTTTCCTCGGCATCGGGATCCAGCCACCCGACGTGTCCTGGGGGCTGATGGTGGCGCAGGGCCGGCAGGAGCTTCAGAACGCCTGGTGGACCGCGGTGTTCCCGGGTCTGGCGATCATTGTCACGACCAGCGCGATGACCGTGCTCGCCGGCTGGGCCAGGATCGCCGGCGACCCCGCACAGCGCTGGCGGCTGACCGTGCCGAAGCGCGGACGCCGTGGCCGTGGGGCCGTCGGCGCCCGGAAGGAGCAGATATGA
- a CDS encoding MIP/aquaporin family protein, protein MSSSDIFTSEVLGTMVLVLLGGGVCAAVNLKRSKAFDAGWVAIAFGWGFAVLTGAYIAQPSGAHLNPAVTLGLAIKGDTAWSDVPVYMGSELLGALLGAVLVWIAYYGQFQVTLRDPEAIEMKNSNPGPVHGVFFTSPEVRNPLQNFLTEVIATFVLLLAILTQGLSDNGKGLSTLGALITALVVVGIGLSLGGPTGYAINPVRDLGPRIVHALLPLPNKGGSDWAYAWVPIVGPLAGGAAAAGVYNLAWG, encoded by the coding sequence GTGTCCAGCTCCGACATCTTCACGAGCGAGGTTCTCGGCACGATGGTGCTGGTCCTCCTCGGCGGCGGCGTGTGCGCCGCCGTCAACCTCAAGCGGTCCAAGGCGTTCGACGCCGGGTGGGTCGCCATCGCCTTCGGCTGGGGCTTCGCGGTTCTCACCGGCGCGTACATCGCCCAGCCCTCGGGCGCCCACCTGAACCCGGCGGTCACCCTCGGCCTCGCCATCAAGGGCGACACGGCGTGGAGCGACGTTCCCGTCTACATGGGCAGCGAGCTGCTGGGCGCGCTCCTCGGCGCGGTACTCGTGTGGATCGCCTACTACGGTCAGTTCCAGGTCACGCTCCGCGACCCCGAGGCCATCGAGATGAAGAACTCGAACCCGGGCCCGGTGCACGGCGTCTTCTTCACCTCCCCCGAGGTGCGGAACCCGCTGCAGAACTTCCTCACCGAGGTCATCGCCACCTTCGTGCTCCTCCTCGCGATCCTCACCCAGGGCCTCAGTGACAACGGCAAGGGCCTGAGCACGCTGGGTGCCTTGATCACCGCGCTGGTCGTGGTGGGTATCGGTCTCTCCCTCGGTGGTCCGACGGGCTACGCCATCAACCCCGTGCGTGACCTCGGTCCGCGTATCGTCCACGCGCTGTTGCCGCTGCCCAACAAGGGCGGCAGCGACTGGGCCTACGCCTGGGTCCCGATTGTCGGCCCGCTGGCCGGTGGCGCCGCTGCCGCCGGGGTCTACAACCTCGCGTGGGGCTGA
- a CDS encoding ABC transporter ATP-binding protein yields MTVSGLSVELRTPGGPVRVVRDVGFSVRSGETLALLGESGCGKSMTAQAVAGLLDPVAEVVGGQVLLGGRDVLRLGHRERRGLAGPELAVVFQDALTALNPVYTVGSQLAEPFRIHERASRRAAGEKAVELMERVGIPEPRLRAKAYPHQFSGGMRQRLLIAMAVALRPSVLLADEPTTALDVTVQAQIMELLAELRRETRMALVLITHDLAVVAEQADQVAVMYAGTIVESGPVAEVFAAPQHPYTRGLLDSVPAGHPRGTRLPSIEGSPPRPAAVPAGCAFRARCPLARDRCATDVPPLSVTRPGRASACHYWKELADV; encoded by the coding sequence ATGACCGTGAGCGGCCTGTCCGTGGAACTCCGCACCCCCGGCGGGCCGGTGCGGGTGGTACGGGACGTCGGCTTCTCGGTCCGCTCCGGGGAGACCCTGGCCCTGCTCGGCGAATCCGGCTGCGGCAAGAGCATGACGGCACAGGCCGTGGCAGGCCTCCTCGACCCGGTCGCCGAGGTCGTCGGCGGCCAGGTGCTGCTGGGCGGCCGGGACGTGCTGCGGCTGGGCCACCGGGAACGCCGCGGCCTGGCCGGACCGGAGCTGGCCGTGGTCTTCCAGGACGCGCTCACCGCCCTCAACCCGGTGTACACGGTGGGCTCGCAGCTGGCCGAGCCGTTCCGTATCCACGAGCGGGCCTCCCGGCGCGCCGCCGGGGAGAAGGCCGTCGAACTGATGGAGCGGGTCGGGATCCCGGAGCCGAGGCTGCGGGCGAAGGCCTATCCGCACCAGTTCTCGGGGGGCATGAGGCAGCGGCTGCTGATCGCGATGGCGGTGGCGCTGCGGCCCTCGGTGCTGCTCGCCGACGAGCCGACCACCGCGCTCGACGTCACCGTGCAGGCCCAGATCATGGAGCTGCTCGCGGAGCTGCGGCGGGAGACCCGGATGGCGCTCGTGCTCATCACCCACGACCTGGCGGTGGTCGCCGAGCAGGCCGACCAGGTCGCGGTGATGTACGCCGGCACCATCGTGGAGTCCGGCCCCGTCGCCGAGGTCTTCGCCGCCCCGCAGCACCCCTACACCCGGGGGCTGCTGGATTCGGTGCCCGCGGGACACCCCCGCGGCACCAGGCTCCCGTCGATCGAGGGCAGCCCCCCGCGGCCCGCGGCGGTGCCGGCCGGCTGCGCGTTCCGCGCCCGCTGCCCGCTGGCGCGCGACCGGTGCGCCACGGACGTACCGCCGCTGTCCGTCACCCGGCCGGGACGAGCGTCGGCCTGCCACTACTGGAAGGAGCTGGCCGATGTCTGA
- a CDS encoding ABC transporter ATP-binding protein — translation MSDTADTANTADTAAGEPLLQAHGLTKTFRVPRSASGSTRLHALDGVDLTVRRGETLGLVGESGCGKSTLARVLLMLERPDAGTVRYDGVDPFALRGKPLLAWRRRVQMVFQDPFASLNPRLSAGELIAEPWRSHPDLVPRPERERRVHELLEMVGLRPGDARRHPQEFSGGQRQRIGIARALALNPEVIVCDEPVSALDLSVQAQVLNVLTDLQAELGVAYVFISHDLPVVRHVADRVAVMYLGRVVESGPAEEVFTAPRHPYTASLLSAAPRPPAERGDGRERRIVLSGEVPSPTDPPSGCRFRTRCWKAEEVCADRLPADEPAPDAPQHLAACHLPLEPAGGGARR, via the coding sequence ATGTCTGACACCGCCGACACCGCCAACACCGCTGACACCGCCGCCGGGGAGCCCTTGCTTCAGGCGCACGGCCTCACCAAGACCTTCCGGGTGCCGCGCAGCGCCTCGGGCAGCACCCGGCTGCACGCCCTGGACGGGGTGGACCTCACCGTACGGCGCGGCGAGACGCTGGGCCTGGTGGGCGAGTCCGGGTGCGGGAAGTCCACGCTGGCCCGGGTGCTGCTGATGCTGGAGCGCCCGGACGCGGGGACGGTGCGCTACGACGGCGTGGACCCCTTCGCGCTGCGCGGCAAGCCGCTGCTGGCCTGGCGCCGCCGGGTGCAGATGGTCTTCCAGGACCCGTTCGCCTCCCTGAACCCCAGGTTGAGCGCCGGGGAGCTGATAGCCGAGCCGTGGCGCTCGCACCCCGACCTGGTACCGCGACCCGAGCGCGAGCGGCGGGTGCACGAGCTGCTGGAGATGGTGGGGCTGCGTCCGGGCGACGCGCGCCGCCACCCGCAGGAGTTCTCCGGCGGGCAGCGGCAGCGCATCGGCATCGCCCGGGCGCTGGCGCTGAACCCCGAGGTGATCGTCTGCGACGAACCGGTATCCGCACTGGACCTCTCGGTGCAGGCCCAGGTCCTCAACGTCCTCACCGACCTCCAGGCCGAGCTGGGCGTGGCCTACGTGTTCATCTCGCACGACCTGCCGGTGGTGCGGCACGTGGCCGACCGGGTGGCGGTGATGTACCTGGGCAGGGTGGTCGAGTCGGGACCGGCCGAGGAGGTCTTCACCGCGCCCCGGCACCCGTACACCGCCTCGCTGCTGTCCGCCGCGCCCCGCCCGCCGGCGGAACGCGGGGATGGCCGGGAGCGGCGCATCGTGCTCTCCGGAGAGGTCCCGTCCCCGACCGACCCGCCGTCGGGCTGCCGCTTCCGCACCCGGTGCTGGAAGGCCGAGGAGGTGTGCGCCGACCGCCTGCCGGCCGACGAGCCCGCACCGGACGCGCCGCAGCATCTGGCGGCCTGCCACCTGCCGCTCGAGCCGGCAGGCGGGGGAGCGCGGCGGTGA
- a CDS encoding IclR family transcriptional regulator gives MARTIQSLERAAAVLRLLAGGERRLGLSEIASALDLAKGTAHGLIRTLQQEGFVEQDPATGKYQLGAELLRLGNSYLDVHELRARALVWTDDLARSSGESVYLGVLHQQGVLIVHHVFRPDDSRQVLEVGAMQPLHSTALGKVLAAYDPVALSEALDGERGAFTERTATDPADLEAALDLTRARGWATDVEETWDGLASVAAPIHDRRKMPVGAVGITGAVERVCEGEELRPLLVAAVRDTARAVSRDLGARRF, from the coding sequence ATGGCCCGGACCATCCAGTCGCTGGAGCGCGCGGCGGCCGTGCTCCGATTGCTGGCGGGCGGCGAGCGGCGCCTTGGCCTCTCCGAGATCGCCTCGGCGCTCGACCTCGCCAAGGGCACGGCCCACGGACTGATCCGCACCCTCCAGCAGGAGGGCTTCGTCGAGCAGGACCCCGCCACGGGGAAGTACCAGCTCGGCGCCGAGCTGCTGCGGCTGGGCAACAGCTATCTGGACGTGCACGAGCTGCGGGCGCGGGCGCTCGTGTGGACCGACGATCTGGCCCGCTCCAGCGGGGAGAGCGTCTACCTCGGCGTGCTGCACCAGCAGGGTGTGCTGATCGTCCACCACGTCTTCCGGCCGGACGACAGCCGGCAGGTGCTGGAGGTCGGCGCCATGCAGCCGCTGCACAGCACGGCGCTGGGGAAGGTGCTGGCGGCCTACGACCCGGTGGCGCTGAGTGAGGCGCTGGACGGGGAGCGCGGGGCCTTCACGGAGCGCACCGCCACGGATCCGGCGGATCTGGAGGCGGCGCTGGACCTGACCCGGGCGCGCGGGTGGGCGACGGACGTGGAGGAGACCTGGGACGGGCTGGCCTCGGTGGCGGCGCCGATCCACGACCGGCGCAAGATGCCGGTGGGCGCGGTGGGGATCACCGGGGCTGTCGAGCGCGTCTGCGAGGGCGAGGAGCTGCGGCCCCTGCTGGTGGCGGCCGTACGGGACACAGCGCGGGCGGTCTCCCGCGACCTGGGCGCCCGGCGCTTCTGA
- the glpK gene encoding glycerol kinase GlpK translates to MSDTHTTNASAHGGGPFIAAIDQGTTSSRCIVFDKDGRIVAVDQKEHEQILPKPGWVEHDGSEIWTNVQQVVKGALEKAGITKKDVLALGITNQRETTILWEKATGKPVHNAIVWQDTRTDALCKELGRNVGQDRFRRETGLPLAAYFAGPKIRWLLDNVEGLRERAENGEILFGTMDSWVIWNLTGGPNGGVHVTDVTNASRTMLMNLHTMAWDEKICASIGIPMQLLPEIRSSAEVYGEATGDLEGLPVASALGDQQAALFGQTCFAQGEAKSTYGTGTFLLMNTGHEPVNSYNGLLTTVGYRIGNQEPVFALEGSIAVTGSLVQWMRDQMGLINSAAEIETLASSVEDNGGAYFVPAFSGLFAPYWRSDARGVITGLTRYVTKAHLARAVLEATAWQTREIVDAMQKDSGVELTALKVDGGMTANNLLMQTISDVMDAPVVRPMVAETTCLGAAYAAGLAVGFWSDTDELRVNWKRAAEWTPRMDAETREREYKSWLKAVERTMGWIEEEN, encoded by the coding sequence ATGAGCGACACCCACACCACGAACGCCTCCGCACACGGTGGCGGGCCCTTCATCGCGGCCATCGACCAGGGCACCACCTCCAGCCGCTGCATCGTCTTCGACAAGGACGGCCGAATCGTCGCCGTCGACCAGAAGGAGCACGAGCAGATCCTGCCGAAGCCGGGCTGGGTCGAGCACGACGGCAGCGAGATCTGGACCAACGTCCAGCAGGTGGTCAAGGGAGCGCTGGAGAAGGCCGGCATCACCAAGAAGGACGTCCTCGCGCTCGGCATCACCAACCAGCGTGAGACGACCATCCTGTGGGAGAAGGCCACCGGTAAGCCGGTGCACAACGCCATCGTCTGGCAGGACACCCGCACCGACGCGCTCTGCAAGGAGCTGGGCCGCAACGTCGGTCAGGACCGGTTCCGCCGCGAGACGGGCCTGCCGTTGGCCGCGTACTTCGCGGGGCCGAAGATCCGCTGGCTGCTCGACAACGTCGAGGGGCTGCGGGAGCGCGCCGAGAACGGCGAGATCCTCTTCGGCACCATGGACTCCTGGGTCATCTGGAACCTCACCGGCGGTCCCAACGGCGGGGTGCACGTCACCGACGTCACCAACGCCTCGCGCACCATGCTGATGAATCTGCACACGATGGCCTGGGACGAGAAGATCTGCGCGTCCATCGGCATCCCGATGCAGCTGCTGCCGGAGATCCGTTCCTCCGCCGAGGTGTACGGGGAGGCGACGGGCGACCTCGAGGGGCTCCCCGTGGCCTCCGCGCTGGGCGACCAGCAAGCGGCGCTGTTCGGCCAGACCTGCTTCGCGCAGGGCGAGGCCAAGTCGACGTACGGCACCGGCACCTTCTTGCTGATGAACACCGGGCACGAGCCGGTCAACTCCTACAACGGGCTGCTGACGACCGTCGGCTACCGCATCGGTAACCAGGAGCCGGTCTTCGCGCTGGAGGGCTCCATCGCGGTCACCGGGTCGCTGGTGCAGTGGATGCGCGACCAGATGGGCCTGATCAACAGCGCGGCGGAGATCGAGACGCTGGCCAGTTCCGTCGAGGACAACGGCGGCGCCTACTTCGTCCCGGCCTTCTCCGGACTGTTCGCGCCGTACTGGCGTTCGGACGCGCGCGGCGTGATCACCGGCCTGACCCGCTACGTCACCAAGGCGCACCTGGCGCGCGCGGTGCTGGAGGCGACCGCCTGGCAGACCCGGGAGATCGTCGACGCGATGCAGAAGGACTCCGGTGTCGAGCTGACCGCGTTGAAGGTCGACGGCGGAATGACGGCCAACAACCTGCTGATGCAGACGATCTCGGACGTCATGGACGCACCGGTCGTCCGTCCGATGGTCGCCGAGACCACCTGTCTGGGCGCGGCGTACGCGGCCGGACTGGCCGTCGGCTTCTGGTCGGACACCGATGAGCTGCGCGTCAACTGGAAGCGCGCCGCCGAATGGACCCCCCGCATGGACGCCGAGACGCGTGAGCGGGAATACAAGAGCTGGCTCAAGGCCGTGGAGCGGACCATGGGCTGGATCGAAGAGGAGAACTGA